The following proteins come from a genomic window of Endomicrobiales bacterium:
- the dnaJ gene encoding molecular chaperone DnaJ yields the protein MKHDYYEILGVQKAASIEEIKAAYRKLAIKYHPDKNPGDKSAENKFKEINEAYEVLSSSEKRAQYDQFGPDAFNANQGQGAQGQGFGDYGDFSSVGDIFGDMFGDIFGGANRGGGQRRSRGTRRGADLRYELELTLEDAVKGREIPISIPRREVCSTCSGSGARQGTSAKTCTQCKGSGQVRYSQGFFSFSQACPKCKGSGSIIENPCPSCGGAGTTRSTSKITVRIPTGVDDGTSLRVTGAGNFPEGGGTAGDLFVVVRIKQHPNFQRHEDDLLTSLNISYTQAVFGAELDVKTVEGSVKIKIPSSTQPGTTMRIRGEGVPHLGRKGRGDLLVKIMLSVPKTLTDKQKNALHELARSFGETQETQGTNPFKKVFGR from the coding sequence ATGAAACACGACTACTACGAAATTCTTGGAGTACAAAAAGCCGCCTCAATTGAAGAAATAAAGGCGGCATATCGTAAACTTGCTATAAAATATCATCCCGATAAAAATCCTGGCGATAAATCTGCTGAAAATAAGTTTAAAGAAATAAACGAGGCCTATGAAGTACTTTCAAGTTCGGAAAAACGCGCACAGTATGACCAGTTTGGCCCAGATGCATTTAATGCCAATCAGGGGCAAGGGGCACAAGGGCAGGGTTTTGGAGACTATGGCGATTTTTCTTCTGTGGGTGATATATTTGGCGATATGTTTGGTGACATCTTTGGTGGTGCCAATAGAGGCGGCGGACAAAGAAGGTCTCGTGGTACAAGGCGCGGTGCAGATTTAAGGTATGAACTTGAATTAACACTTGAAGATGCTGTAAAAGGCAGAGAGATACCAATAAGTATTCCTCGTCGTGAGGTTTGTTCAACTTGTTCTGGTTCTGGGGCAAGGCAGGGTACTTCTGCAAAAACATGTACGCAGTGCAAGGGCTCAGGTCAGGTACGTTATTCTCAAGGGTTTTTCTCATTTAGTCAGGCATGTCCAAAATGTAAGGGCTCTGGTAGCATAATAGAAAACCCATGCCCATCTTGCGGCGGTGCAGGTACAACGCGTTCAACAAGTAAAATAACTGTTCGCATTCCTACAGGTGTTGATGATGGCACGTCTTTGCGTGTTACTGGGGCTGGTAATTTTCCTGAAGGTGGTGGCACAGCAGGTGATTTGTTTGTTGTTGTGCGCATAAAACAGCATCCAAATTTTCAAAGGCATGAAGATGATTTATTAACAAGCTTAAATATAAGTTACACACAGGCAGTATTTGGCGCGGAATTAGATGTAAAAACAGTTGAAGGCAGTGTTAAAATAAAAATTCCATCAAGCACTCAGCCAGGTACAACGATGCGCATAAGGGGAGAGGGTGTACCTCATTTGGGCAGAAAGGGGCGTGGAGATTTACTTGTAAAAATAATGCTTAGCGTGCCAAAAACATTAACTGATAAGCAAAAAAATGCATTACATGAACTTGCCCGTTCATTTGGTGAAACCCAAGAGACACAAGGCACAAACCCATTTAAAAAAGTTTTTGGAAGATAA